A DNA window from Streptomyces canus contains the following coding sequences:
- a CDS encoding sugar ABC transporter substrate-binding protein, with protein MSYPLDRRSFLRASGATAAAAALGAGAALTSCSSDTSGPVTLKWWDYFTLDNFQPGMNRLIKDIEAGVPDVRIERRTFPFAELERQITLGAISGDLPDLAIVDNVAMNTLGSSRLLADLTARVKKWGQADQYYKGPWEGCQVGGKTLGIPNNSNCLALYCNTRMLKAADVEPPTTWDELASAAQKLTSGDRYGLALSAINTEEGVFQFLPFLWQAGGDLDTFSTYGATALTFLDELIAKGSLSEQCVGWTQQDVNTRFLNQRAALQINGPWQIPTLKKADFDWNVVALPRDKEAATCLGGENWVAMANSKHVDKVWEVLEYTQRPSVLVPYLVAFGELPARKDLADRGSWASDPALRLFLSQLPLARPRQYGAHYAEASQAVAEAEQAVLTGSASPSAAARTAAGKIDKALGEQ; from the coding sequence ATGTCGTACCCCCTCGACCGCCGCAGCTTTCTCCGCGCCTCGGGCGCGACAGCGGCCGCTGCCGCCCTCGGCGCAGGTGCGGCCCTGACCTCCTGCAGCTCGGACACGTCGGGCCCGGTGACCCTCAAGTGGTGGGACTACTTCACCCTGGACAACTTCCAGCCCGGAATGAACCGCCTGATCAAGGACATCGAGGCCGGCGTCCCGGACGTGCGGATCGAGCGGCGGACCTTCCCGTTCGCGGAGCTGGAACGGCAGATCACCCTGGGGGCGATCTCCGGCGACCTGCCCGATCTCGCCATCGTCGACAACGTCGCCATGAACACCCTCGGGAGCAGCCGTCTGCTGGCCGACCTCACCGCCAGAGTGAAGAAATGGGGCCAGGCCGACCAGTACTACAAGGGGCCCTGGGAGGGCTGCCAGGTGGGTGGAAAGACTCTGGGCATCCCCAACAACAGCAACTGCCTCGCCCTCTACTGCAACACCCGCATGCTCAAGGCCGCCGACGTCGAACCCCCCACCACCTGGGACGAACTGGCCTCCGCCGCCCAGAAACTCACCAGCGGCGACCGCTACGGCCTGGCGCTGAGCGCGATCAACACCGAGGAAGGTGTCTTCCAGTTCCTGCCCTTCCTCTGGCAGGCGGGCGGCGACCTGGACACCTTCAGCACCTACGGCGCCACCGCGCTCACCTTCCTGGACGAACTGATCGCCAAGGGCTCCCTGTCCGAACAGTGCGTGGGCTGGACCCAGCAGGACGTCAACACCCGCTTCCTCAACCAGCGCGCCGCGCTGCAGATCAACGGCCCGTGGCAGATCCCCACGCTGAAGAAGGCCGACTTCGACTGGAACGTCGTCGCCCTGCCCCGCGACAAGGAGGCCGCCACCTGCCTGGGCGGGGAGAACTGGGTCGCGATGGCGAACAGCAAGCACGTGGACAAGGTGTGGGAGGTCCTGGAGTACACGCAGCGTCCCTCGGTCCTGGTGCCGTACCTGGTGGCCTTCGGTGAACTCCCCGCCCGCAAGGACCTCGCCGACCGGGGCAGCTGGGCCTCGGACCCGGCCCTGCGGCTCTTCCTCAGCCAGCTGCCCCTGGCCCGGCCGCGCCAGTACGGCGCCCACTACGCCGAGGCCTCGCAGGCCGTCGCGGAGGCGGAGCAGGCCGTGCTCACCGGATCCGCGTCCCCGTCCGCCGCGGCCAGGACCGCGGCCGGAAAGATCGACAAAGCTCTGGGCGAGCAATGA
- a CDS encoding LacI family DNA-binding transcriptional regulator: protein MAARPRTDDSGGGTHTVGLLYPPAGRLRDYTTMQLAFVGGVAEAAAQQGYDLLLAPAGSHDDPSFLRMIDDRRVDGVIVMEIRREDDRVESLAEAGFPFVAIGRNHRADVAGWVDLDFAGLAGGCVQHLADLGHRRIAFVNRSEQLFNSGYGFARLGDEGYTEAMKKLLLTPHAYLCGDDLASGEEVVERILSEDPATTSLVTMNEAALEGVYRGLTRHGRSVPRDFSVVGVAASPWAEQVNPPLTAADIPAKEMSRVAVDLMMRRLRSPDSPPRHVLLKPLITLRGSTGRCRPVPGSEPENELPDFPDLDLDF from the coding sequence ATGGCAGCGCGACCCAGAACCGACGACTCCGGCGGCGGCACGCACACGGTGGGGCTCCTCTACCCGCCCGCCGGCCGCCTCCGTGACTACACCACCATGCAGCTCGCCTTCGTGGGCGGGGTGGCCGAGGCCGCCGCCCAGCAGGGCTACGACCTGCTGCTCGCCCCCGCCGGCAGCCATGACGACCCCTCTTTCCTGCGGATGATCGACGACCGGCGGGTGGACGGCGTGATCGTCATGGAGATCCGCCGGGAGGACGACCGCGTCGAGAGCCTGGCCGAGGCGGGTTTCCCCTTCGTGGCCATCGGCCGCAACCATCGGGCCGACGTGGCCGGCTGGGTCGATCTGGACTTCGCCGGCCTGGCCGGCGGCTGCGTCCAGCACCTCGCCGACCTCGGTCACCGCAGAATCGCCTTCGTCAACCGGTCCGAGCAACTGTTCAACAGCGGCTACGGCTTCGCACGGCTGGGGGACGAGGGCTACACCGAGGCGATGAAGAAACTGCTGCTCACCCCGCACGCCTATCTCTGCGGCGACGACCTCGCCTCGGGAGAGGAGGTCGTGGAGCGGATCCTGAGCGAGGACCCGGCGACGACGTCGCTGGTCACCATGAACGAAGCGGCCCTGGAAGGCGTCTACCGCGGACTCACCCGACACGGCCGCAGCGTGCCGCGCGACTTCTCCGTCGTCGGCGTCGCGGCCAGCCCCTGGGCCGAACAGGTGAATCCGCCCCTCACCGCCGCCGATATACCCGCCAAGGAGATGAGCCGGGTCGCCGTCGACCTGATGATGCGGCGGCTGCGCTCACCGGACTCGCCTCCCCGGCACGTCCTGCTGAAACCGCTGATCACCCTGCGCGGCAGCACGGGGCGCTGCCGACCGGTGCCGGGCTCGGAACCCGAGAACGAACTCCCCGATTTCCCCGATTTGGACCTGGACTTCTGA
- a CDS encoding SpoIIE family protein phosphatase — protein MATFDQGNGHSGWSSDVATVTLSLDGVVTGWSEGARRLLGHRAPEVVGRAATDLLLGEGVPGATGLSLTGSQEWRGTAALRHRDGHPVETALHAQPSLGRDGTAHSFVVTLSPGPDRSLVEWAFDQASIALSAHSVTSGSWRRNATAESGERGSGERGTGVEGGARAVGAEEREVRADGGERAAGTEGGEPPAGDGDRPTARDGGEPAMRQAARGVALDAGYEPQAPAPADEGFLQCVRRVAEERAPMRYECLAPEPACAPGAAVPRGSAHHRAWVIELWPVRDPATGEVVGVGTAAFDSSDQHAARQRLALLQEAGTCIGTTLNVTRTAQELADLAAPRLADFVSVDLLDSVLRGDEPVPGPVDAAVVLRRVAHQSAAEGEGVPEAAIDLGGMDTYPPFSPPARCLAEGKPVLSGADDPDFAAWIAGHETRTARVAEYGFHSVMATPLRARGITLGVAVFARSSGSPPFEPDDLILAEELAGRAAVGVDNARRYTRERTNALTLQRSLLPRDLPKQAAVEVAYRYLPAGTGAGVGGDWFDVVPLSGTRVALVVGDVVGHGIHASATMGRLRTAVRTLADVDLPPDELLTHLDDLVTHLSTDEEDIAPDEPYVVSGEIGATCLYAVYDPVSRVCTFASAGHVPPVVLLPDGTARVVDLTPGPLLGVGGLPFECTELELPEGSLLAFCTDGLVEARDRDVGLGLDRLCESLAGPVTSLETTCDIILKDLLPKSPSDDVALLLARTRALHADQVAAWSLPSDPSIVADARAQTTRQLTAWGLEEAAFVTELVVSELVTNAIRYGAVPIGLRLIRDRTLICEVSDASNTAPHLRRARTYDEGGRGLHMVAQLTQGWGTRQTPLGKTIWAEQSLPAG, from the coding sequence ATGGCCACTTTTGATCAAGGAAACGGTCACAGCGGGTGGTCATCCGATGTCGCGACGGTCACCCTCAGCCTGGACGGCGTGGTCACAGGGTGGAGCGAGGGCGCTCGACGACTGCTGGGCCACCGAGCCCCGGAGGTCGTAGGGCGCGCCGCGACAGATCTGCTGCTCGGTGAGGGAGTTCCCGGGGCGACCGGACTCTCTCTCACCGGCTCCCAGGAATGGAGGGGCACGGCGGCACTGCGGCATCGGGACGGCCACCCCGTCGAAACGGCCCTGCACGCCCAGCCGTCGCTGGGCCGCGACGGCACGGCCCACTCCTTCGTCGTGACCCTCTCCCCGGGCCCCGACCGAAGTCTGGTGGAGTGGGCCTTCGACCAGGCCTCGATCGCGCTCTCCGCCCACAGCGTGACGTCCGGCTCGTGGCGCCGGAACGCGACGGCGGAGAGCGGGGAGAGGGGGAGCGGGGAGAGAGGGACAGGGGTCGAGGGCGGAGCACGAGCGGTAGGAGCCGAGGAGCGAGAGGTACGAGCCGACGGCGGGGAGCGAGCGGCAGGAACCGAGGGAGGCGAGCCGCCGGCCGGGGACGGAGACCGGCCGACCGCCAGGGACGGGGGTGAACCGGCGATGCGCCAAGCCGCACGCGGGGTGGCCCTCGACGCCGGATACGAGCCGCAGGCGCCCGCTCCCGCCGATGAGGGTTTCCTCCAGTGTGTCCGCCGAGTCGCCGAAGAACGCGCCCCGATGCGCTACGAGTGTCTGGCCCCGGAACCGGCCTGCGCTCCGGGCGCTGCCGTCCCCCGCGGCTCCGCCCACCACCGCGCCTGGGTCATCGAGCTCTGGCCCGTCCGCGACCCCGCGACCGGTGAGGTAGTCGGCGTGGGCACCGCCGCGTTCGACAGCAGCGACCAGCACGCGGCCCGGCAGCGGCTCGCCCTGCTGCAGGAGGCCGGCACCTGCATCGGCACCACCCTGAACGTGACCCGCACCGCCCAGGAGCTCGCCGATCTCGCCGCCCCGCGCCTCGCCGACTTCGTCAGTGTGGACCTCCTCGACTCCGTGCTGCGCGGGGACGAACCCGTGCCGGGACCGGTCGATGCGGCCGTGGTGCTCCGCAGGGTCGCCCACCAGTCCGCCGCCGAGGGGGAGGGCGTACCCGAGGCGGCCATCGATCTCGGCGGGATGGACACCTACCCGCCGTTCTCGCCGCCCGCCCGCTGTCTGGCCGAGGGAAAACCGGTGCTCAGCGGCGCGGACGACCCCGACTTCGCGGCCTGGATCGCCGGACACGAGACGCGCACCGCACGCGTGGCGGAGTACGGGTTCCACTCCGTCATGGCCACCCCCCTGCGCGCCCGGGGCATCACCCTCGGCGTCGCGGTCTTCGCCCGCAGCAGCGGCTCCCCGCCCTTCGAACCGGACGACCTGATCCTCGCCGAGGAACTCGCGGGCCGGGCCGCGGTCGGCGTCGACAACGCCCGCCGCTACACCCGTGAGCGCACCAACGCCCTCACCCTCCAGCGCAGCCTCCTGCCCCGGGACCTGCCCAAACAGGCGGCCGTCGAGGTGGCGTACCGCTACCTGCCCGCCGGCACCGGCGCGGGCGTGGGCGGCGACTGGTTCGACGTCGTGCCCCTGTCGGGCACCCGCGTGGCCCTGGTCGTGGGGGACGTCGTCGGGCACGGCATCCATGCCTCCGCCACCATGGGCCGGCTCCGCACCGCCGTCCGCACCCTCGCCGACGTGGACCTCCCCCCGGACGAACTCCTCACCCACCTGGACGATCTGGTCACCCACCTGTCCACGGACGAGGAGGACATCGCTCCGGACGAGCCGTACGTCGTCAGCGGCGAGATCGGTGCGACCTGTCTGTACGCCGTCTACGACCCGGTCTCCCGTGTGTGCACCTTCGCCAGCGCAGGTCATGTCCCGCCCGTCGTGCTCCTCCCCGACGGCACGGCCCGGGTGGTGGATCTGACGCCGGGGCCGTTGCTCGGCGTCGGAGGGCTGCCCTTCGAGTGCACCGAGCTGGAGCTGCCCGAGGGCAGTCTGCTGGCCTTCTGCACCGACGGTCTGGTCGAGGCGCGCGACCGTGACGTCGGCCTCGGGCTCGACCGGCTGTGCGAGTCCCTGGCCGGTCCGGTCACCTCGCTGGAAACGACCTGCGACATCATTCTCAAGGATCTGCTGCCCAAGAGCCCCTCCGACGACGTGGCGCTGCTCCTCGCCCGCACCCGTGCCCTGCACGCCGACCAGGTCGCCGCCTGGTCCCTGCCCTCCGACCCGTCGATCGTGGCCGACGCCCGCGCCCAGACCACCCGTCAGCTCACCGCGTGGGGGCTGGAGGAGGCGGCGTTCGTCACCGAGCTGGTGGTGAGCGAGCTGGTCACCAACGCCATCCGCTACGGCGCCGTTCCGATCGGCCTCCGGCTCATCCGTGACCGGACCCTGATCTGCGAGGTCTCCGACGCCAGCAACACCGCCCCGCATCTGCGCCGCGCCCGCACCTACGACGAGGGCGGCCGCGGCCTGCACATGGTCGCCCAGCTCACCCAGGGCTGGGGCACCCGCCAGACCCCCCTGGGCAAGACCATCTGGGCCGAACAATCCCTCCCGGCCGGCTGA
- a CDS encoding amidohydrolase family protein, whose amino-acid sequence MDAHGTHDTFRTGPLSRRRFLQAAGVTATAVAAAGPPASAEPSHTVTLSLTAATGGSATLSPAGDRLVAEVQNVLWSIPRTGGTAVALTSPGLEPTRPQFSPDGGRLVVCAYRGGGFHLWTLRSDGSDVRQLTDGPWDDRGPAWSPDGTRVAFASERGGDTVTGSPYRIWVVDVRSGALTRLTGRAAQQGPVQGRAWEDFDPTWSADGERVLFVRAAVTTTGTLRADTVASVAADGSGPVTVEHTDDSGAQLMTPAVSPGGRLAYLRTTPAPSASCTLVVDGTPIAIDGDVLPAPPRWTDGERLLLAVDGHFRLADPEAPAAGEEIPFTAAMPVPRPRYRGKAYDFEGAGTRPVRALHLPALSPDGRSVAFAALNSLWTAGTTGGRAPRRVLQVPHTRYVLGPTWTPDGTGLVFADDRDGLFAVRRRDLDSGEETVLADGGRVFPALSPDGTRLACLDMSGTLVVRDLPDGSERALVAPLGAGGLPGRPSWSPDGRYLALCDRNRLNQRFREGYNLIRVVDTTTGTAALHALAPHTSVSDRYDSGPVWSPDGRWMAVVAESALWLLPVRSDGTPDGAPRRLTTEPADHPSWSADGHTLLHLSAGALRLIDVRSGKARTVKVSLEYRRPRPADTLVHAGRFWDGTGPDVREDIDILIRDGRIAEVSPHRTGRSAARRLDASDRTVLPGLWDAHTHPWQSTYGGRQTALQLAYGITTAVSLGGFAYEQARIREAVAAGVLAGPRLLATGELLDGARVAYSMGRAHRTPEGLRRSLERGAALDWDFVKTYVRAPGWVMKEAADFAHERLGVRSGSHLCTPGVQLGQDLTTHLQATQRLEFGHATTATGRVHQDVQEIYTKAGFHLVATPFTALALLGADPALAEDRRVTSLMPPWDTALVRQQAGQPPTAAQLATLDREMAVYGRILADGGHIALGTDQPLVPVGLHLHLALRALHRGGLSPAEALRTATLLPARVFGADADLGTLEEGKLADLTVVDGDPFTDFDTLIRTVAVLRGGVCFEQTDLVDAFDSVRRSGVFSDATSEAEWLGVSEQLRREGCCDPGTAL is encoded by the coding sequence TTGGACGCCCACGGCACACATGACACCTTCCGGACCGGTCCGCTCTCCCGCCGCAGATTCCTCCAGGCCGCCGGTGTCACCGCCACCGCCGTCGCGGCCGCCGGTCCACCCGCCTCGGCCGAGCCCTCCCACACGGTCACCCTCTCCCTCACCGCCGCCACCGGCGGTTCCGCGACGCTCTCCCCGGCAGGCGACCGGCTCGTCGCCGAAGTGCAGAACGTGCTCTGGTCCATTCCGCGCACCGGTGGCACCGCCGTCGCGCTCACCTCGCCCGGCCTCGAACCCACCCGTCCGCAGTTCTCGCCCGACGGCGGCCGCCTCGTCGTGTGCGCCTACCGCGGCGGCGGCTTCCACCTCTGGACGCTGCGGTCCGACGGCAGCGACGTACGACAGCTCACCGACGGGCCCTGGGACGACCGCGGCCCCGCCTGGTCGCCGGACGGCACCCGGGTCGCGTTCGCCTCCGAGCGCGGCGGCGACACCGTGACCGGCAGCCCGTACCGCATCTGGGTCGTCGACGTACGCTCCGGCGCACTGACCCGGCTCACCGGACGCGCCGCCCAGCAAGGCCCTGTACAGGGGCGTGCCTGGGAGGACTTCGACCCGACCTGGTCGGCGGACGGCGAGCGCGTGCTGTTCGTGCGCGCGGCCGTCACCACCACGGGCACCCTGCGCGCCGACACCGTCGCCTCGGTCGCCGCCGACGGTTCGGGACCGGTCACCGTCGAGCACACCGACGATTCCGGCGCCCAGCTCATGACCCCGGCCGTCTCACCGGGCGGCCGCCTCGCGTATCTGCGCACCACGCCCGCCCCCAGCGCCTCGTGCACCCTCGTCGTGGACGGCACGCCGATCGCCATCGACGGCGACGTCCTTCCGGCGCCGCCCCGCTGGACCGACGGCGAACGGCTCCTGCTCGCGGTGGACGGTCACTTCCGCCTCGCGGACCCCGAGGCGCCCGCGGCGGGGGAGGAGATCCCGTTCACGGCCGCAATGCCCGTGCCACGGCCCCGCTACCGCGGCAAGGCGTACGACTTCGAAGGCGCCGGCACCCGGCCCGTGCGCGCCCTGCATCTGCCCGCCCTCTCGCCCGACGGACGCAGTGTCGCCTTCGCCGCGCTCAACTCCCTGTGGACCGCCGGGACGACGGGCGGGCGAGCACCCCGCAGGGTGCTCCAAGTCCCGCACACGCGCTATGTGCTGGGGCCGACCTGGACACCCGACGGCACGGGGCTGGTCTTCGCCGACGACCGGGACGGACTGTTCGCCGTACGGCGCCGGGACCTCGACTCCGGCGAGGAGACCGTGCTTGCCGACGGCGGCCGGGTCTTCCCCGCCCTCTCGCCCGACGGGACCCGGCTGGCCTGCCTGGACATGTCCGGCACCCTGGTCGTGCGCGACCTGCCCGACGGCAGCGAACGGGCCCTCGTCGCACCGCTCGGCGCGGGCGGTCTGCCGGGCCGCCCCAGCTGGTCTCCCGACGGGCGGTACCTCGCCCTGTGCGATCGCAACCGACTCAACCAGCGCTTCCGCGAGGGCTACAACCTCATCCGGGTCGTCGACACCACTACCGGCACCGCCGCCCTGCACGCCCTCGCCCCGCACACCTCTGTCTCCGACCGCTACGACTCCGGCCCGGTCTGGTCGCCGGACGGCCGCTGGATGGCCGTGGTCGCCGAGTCCGCTCTGTGGCTGCTGCCGGTCCGCTCGGACGGTACCCCCGACGGTGCGCCGCGCCGCCTCACCACCGAGCCCGCCGACCACCCCTCCTGGTCCGCCGACGGCCACACCCTGCTCCACCTCTCCGCCGGCGCCCTGCGCCTGATCGACGTCCGCAGCGGCAAGGCCCGTACCGTCAAGGTGTCGTTGGAGTACCGGCGCCCCCGCCCCGCCGACACGCTCGTGCACGCCGGCCGCTTCTGGGACGGCACCGGACCGGACGTCCGCGAGGACATCGACATCCTGATCCGTGACGGCCGTATCGCGGAGGTCTCCCCGCACCGCACCGGGCGATCGGCCGCACGCCGACTCGACGCGAGCGACCGCACCGTGCTCCCAGGGCTCTGGGACGCGCACACCCACCCCTGGCAGAGCACCTACGGCGGACGTCAGACCGCGCTGCAACTCGCCTACGGCATCACCACCGCCGTCTCCCTGGGCGGCTTCGCCTACGAGCAGGCCCGTATCCGTGAGGCGGTCGCCGCCGGAGTACTCGCCGGGCCGCGGCTGCTGGCCACCGGGGAACTGCTCGACGGGGCCCGCGTCGCCTACAGCATGGGCCGCGCGCACCGCACCCCCGAGGGGCTGCGGCGCTCGCTGGAGCGCGGGGCGGCGCTGGACTGGGACTTCGTGAAGACGTACGTCCGTGCCCCTGGCTGGGTGATGAAGGAGGCCGCGGACTTCGCGCACGAGCGGCTCGGTGTGCGCAGCGGCAGCCATCTCTGCACGCCGGGCGTGCAGCTCGGACAGGACCTGACGACCCATCTGCAGGCGACCCAGCGACTGGAGTTCGGGCACGCGACCACCGCCACGGGCCGTGTCCACCAGGACGTCCAGGAGATCTACACCAAGGCGGGCTTCCATCTCGTCGCCACCCCGTTCACGGCGCTCGCCCTGCTGGGCGCGGACCCCGCCCTCGCGGAGGACCGCCGTGTCACCTCCCTGATGCCGCCGTGGGACACCGCGTTGGTCCGCCAGCAGGCCGGTCAGCCGCCCACGGCCGCCCAACTGGCCACTCTCGACCGGGAGATGGCCGTGTATGGGCGCATCCTGGCCGACGGCGGTCATATCGCGCTCGGCACGGACCAGCCACTCGTGCCGGTCGGTCTGCACCTGCACCTCGCCCTGCGGGCGCTGCACCGCGGCGGGCTGTCTCCCGCCGAGGCCCTGCGCACCGCCACCCTGCTGCCCGCCCGTGTGTTCGGCGCGGACGCCGACCTGGGCACGCTGGAGGAGGGCAAGCTCGCCGATCTCACGGTCGTGGACGGTGACCCCTTCACCGACTTCGACACTCTGATCCGCACGGTGGCTGTGCTGCGCGGAGGTGTCTGCTTCGAGCAGACGGACCTCGTGGACGCCTTCGACTCCGTGCGACGCTCCGGTGTGTTCTCCGACGCGACCTCCGAGGCGGAATGGCTCGGCGTGAGCGAACAGCTGCGGCGTGAGGGATGCTGCGATCCGGGGACCGCGCTGTGA
- a CDS encoding enolase C-terminal domain-like protein: MSQPVVTKFSVYPVAGRDSMLLNLSGAHAPYFTRNVVVLEDSEGRTGLGEVPGGDGITRTLRDAERLVVGARVGDYKRVLRTLHDTFADRDSGGRGAQTFDLRTTVHAVTAVESALLDLLGQHLDVPVVTLLGDGRQRAAVRVLGYLFYVGDPGRTDLDYVREPGAEAEWYRIRREEALTPEAIVRQAEATYDHYGFRDFKLKGGVLPGSEEVKAVHALKERFPEARITLDPNGAWSLREAVELCRPLVGTLAYAEDPCGAEGGYSGREILAEFRRATGLPTATNMIATDWRQLTHALALQSVSIPLADPHFWTMQGSVRVAQLCHAMGLTWGCHSNNHFDISLAMMAHCGAAAPGEYNALDTHWIWQEGLERLTVEPPRITGGEVAVPDTPGLGVRLDMDRLLAAHELHEQVASSGRDDAVGMRYLVKDWAFDAKRPCLVR; this comes from the coding sequence ATGAGCCAGCCCGTCGTCACGAAGTTCTCCGTCTATCCCGTCGCCGGCCGGGACTCCATGCTCCTGAACCTCTCCGGTGCCCACGCTCCCTACTTCACCCGGAACGTCGTCGTCCTCGAGGACTCCGAGGGACGCACCGGCCTCGGCGAGGTGCCGGGCGGCGACGGCATCACGCGCACCCTCCGCGACGCCGAGCGGCTGGTCGTCGGTGCCCGTGTCGGCGACTACAAGCGCGTCCTGCGCACTCTCCACGACACCTTCGCCGACCGTGACTCGGGCGGCCGCGGTGCCCAGACCTTCGATCTGCGGACGACCGTGCACGCGGTCACCGCCGTCGAGTCGGCGCTTCTGGACCTGCTCGGACAGCACCTCGACGTCCCGGTCGTGACGTTGCTCGGCGACGGCCGGCAGCGCGCTGCCGTACGGGTTCTGGGATACCTCTTCTACGTCGGCGACCCGGGCCGCACCGACCTCGACTACGTCCGTGAGCCCGGTGCGGAAGCGGAGTGGTACCGCATCCGGCGCGAGGAGGCACTGACCCCCGAGGCGATCGTCCGCCAGGCCGAGGCCACCTACGACCACTACGGCTTCCGTGACTTCAAGCTCAAGGGCGGTGTCCTGCCGGGCAGCGAGGAGGTGAAAGCCGTCCACGCGCTCAAGGAGCGGTTCCCCGAGGCCCGGATCACCCTCGATCCGAACGGTGCCTGGTCCCTGCGCGAGGCGGTCGAGCTGTGCCGTCCGCTCGTCGGCACGCTCGCCTATGCCGAGGATCCGTGCGGTGCGGAAGGCGGTTACTCGGGCCGGGAGATCCTCGCCGAGTTCCGCCGGGCCACCGGGCTGCCCACCGCGACCAACATGATCGCCACGGACTGGCGGCAGCTGACCCACGCCCTGGCCCTGCAGTCGGTGTCCATCCCGCTCGCCGACCCGCACTTCTGGACCATGCAGGGCTCGGTCCGGGTCGCGCAGCTGTGCCATGCCATGGGGCTGACCTGGGGCTGCCACTCCAACAACCACTTCGACATCTCGCTCGCGATGATGGCGCACTGCGGTGCCGCCGCCCCGGGCGAGTACAACGCCCTCGACACCCACTGGATCTGGCAGGAAGGCCTGGAACGGCTCACCGTCGAACCGCCGCGGATCACCGGCGGCGAGGTCGCCGTCCCGGACACGCCCGGTCTCGGGGTCCGTCTGGACATGGACCGGCTCCTCGCGGCACACGAACTGCACGAGCAGGTCGCCTCGTCGGGGCGCGACGACGCCGTCGGGATGCGGTACCTGGTCAAGGACTGGGCCTTCGACGCCAAGCGTCCCTGTCTCGTGCGCTGA
- a CDS encoding gluconate:H+ symporter yields MPLVVVGISVLVLLFLMTKLRLNGFAALLLVAVGVALVRGIGLEDIPDVLSEGIGDQIGDTMLTIGLGAMVGRVMGDSGAAQRIAGKLLDVCGPRWVQVAMVLSAMLIGVTMFYEVAFVIIVPIAFTLVRVTRVNLLWVGLPMSIALSTMHSFLPPHPGPTAVAATFHASVGLTLFYGLFIAVPVGAFIALLWPRLPFVRRMNPEIPKGLVSDRVFEEEEMPGMAWSLAVALLPVVLIAGAAVTDLATSGDSAGLHFVAFIGSAPIALLLTLLVAVWVFGPRMGRSLAEVSTSCKEAAQAMAMILLVIGAGGAFKNVLVEGGISDYIKDATDGWSISPIILAWLIAAILRVALGSATVAVVTASGVALPLLAGSGVHAEVMVLAVSCGSIAFSHVNDPGFWMFKEYFNLSVIDAIKARTTYTTVLAILGLGGVLVLEQVLDALKV; encoded by the coding sequence ATGCCACTCGTCGTGGTCGGGATCAGCGTCCTCGTCCTGCTCTTTTTGATGACGAAGCTGAGACTGAACGGCTTCGCCGCCCTCCTCCTGGTCGCCGTGGGTGTCGCCCTGGTACGCGGCATCGGCCTCGAGGACATACCGGACGTCCTCTCCGAGGGCATCGGTGACCAGATCGGCGACACGATGCTCACCATCGGGCTCGGCGCCATGGTCGGTCGTGTGATGGGGGACTCCGGCGCCGCGCAACGGATCGCCGGCAAACTCCTCGACGTCTGCGGCCCGCGCTGGGTGCAGGTCGCCATGGTGCTGTCCGCGATGCTCATCGGTGTGACGATGTTCTACGAGGTGGCCTTCGTGATCATCGTGCCGATCGCCTTCACCCTCGTCCGGGTCACCCGGGTGAACCTCCTCTGGGTGGGACTGCCGATGTCGATCGCCCTGTCCACCATGCACAGTTTCCTGCCGCCCCACCCGGGCCCCACGGCCGTGGCCGCCACCTTCCACGCCTCTGTCGGACTGACCCTGTTCTACGGCCTGTTCATCGCGGTCCCGGTCGGCGCGTTCATCGCGCTGCTGTGGCCGCGCCTGCCGTTCGTCCGGCGGATGAACCCCGAGATCCCCAAGGGCCTGGTCAGCGACCGGGTCTTCGAGGAGGAGGAGATGCCCGGCATGGCCTGGTCGCTGGCGGTGGCCCTGCTGCCCGTCGTGCTGATCGCCGGTGCCGCGGTGACCGACCTGGCCACCTCGGGGGACAGCGCCGGGCTGCACTTCGTCGCCTTCATCGGCTCCGCGCCGATCGCCCTGCTGCTGACGCTGCTCGTGGCCGTCTGGGTCTTCGGGCCGCGCATGGGGCGCAGCCTGGCCGAGGTCAGTACCTCGTGCAAGGAGGCCGCCCAGGCCATGGCGATGATCCTGCTGGTCATCGGCGCGGGCGGTGCCTTCAAGAACGTCCTCGTCGAGGGCGGGATATCCGACTACATCAAGGACGCGACCGACGGCTGGTCCATCTCGCCGATCATCCTGGCCTGGCTGATCGCCGCGATCCTGCGCGTGGCCCTCGGGTCCGCGACCGTCGCGGTCGTCACCGCCTCCGGCGTGGCACTGCCGCTGCTCGCGGGAAGCGGGGTCCACGCCGAGGTCATGGTGCTCGCCGTCTCCTGCGGGTCGATCGCCTTCTCGCACGTCAACGACCCGGGCTTCTGGATGTTCAAGGAGTACTTCAACCTGTCCGTCATCGACGCGATCAAGGCGCGCACCACGTACACGACGGTACTCGCGATCCTGGGCCTCGGCGGTGTACTGGTGCTGGAACAGGTGCTGGACGCCCTGAAGGTCTGA